In Gouania willdenowi chromosome 24, fGouWil2.1, whole genome shotgun sequence, a single window of DNA contains:
- the tlr5b gene encoding toll-like receptor 5b isoform X1 has translation MWRFILHLICFTVVLQVTMCYRSCILGGTVAYCTGQRYVSVPVLPPNVTHLYLDFNYINEINNSSLRDFRYLEELDLGNQKVPLVIRNNAFLRQSKLIKLVLGSNQDLHLELRAFAGLFRLKYLILDYCGLSDSILSENYLEPLISLETLDLFGNNIVKLRPGLFFLRLTHFTQMNLKLNKIETLREEDLRGFRGKHFSFLNFQSNKLSKTDNWENCGNPFRGISFKLLDLSSNGLNLNKTLQFFKAIEGTRISHLMYSQHIGRGFSHNNLPDPDERTFQSLQNSVVEILDLSKNSIFALRRSVFSHLKDAIIIDVSQNAINQINTNAFNGLEGNLRMLNLSWNLLGEIYSHTFTNLNELRVLDLSYNHIGVFGYSSFKGLPKLRALYLTGNSLKNLGSPQSLPNLEYLFLGDNKLKSLYRVDHMAMSSTHVDVSDNKLTNLEDVYIILSGFRHLQTLFFGGNSIMWCTLNNVSIPQNHSLQILDLHSSSLQNIWENGNCLDLFNHLNHLLGLNLSLNSLSTLPRGIFNGLSSIIEIDLSSNALTHLDADVFPVSLQRLDLSNNFLASPDPMTFQSVLILSLSDNHFYCDCNLENFLKWLNSTNVTFLIPVEEFLCEFPLAVQDLPLLNYSRIVQPCEQDDEQAVQGLKLVLFIFSSLLIVTLLLTGIIYTRFRGHIFVIYKRIVGRVLEGPKPAPLEDHLVQYDAFLCFSNNDYRWVEAALLKKLDNQFSEKNMFHCCFEARDFLPGEDHLSNIREAIWASRKTLCIVSKEFLKDGWCLEAFTLAQSRMLEELKNVVVMLVVGKVAHYQLMKCNAIRAFVRRREYLIWPEDPQDLEWFYEKLVSQMLKDIKVTRFENEPKPPEPEEPAEPVEPPEPEEPAEPVEPMEAEVPKNEDSIQLQNIRAIAM, from the exons ATGTGGAGGTTTATTCTTCATCTGATCTGCTTTACTGTCGTCTTACAG GTGACCATGTGCTATCGCTCCTGTATTTTAGGAGGAACGGTTGCTTATTGCACTGGACAGCGATACGTCAGCGTTCCAGTTCTGCCTCCTAACGTCACACACCTCTATCTGGACTTCAACTACATCAACGAGATCAACAACAGCTCTCTCAGAGATTTCAGATATCTGGAAGAGTTAGATCTAGGGAACCAGAAAGTTCCGCTGGTCATCAGGAACAATGCTTTTCTCAGGCAGAGTAAACTGATAAAGTTGGTTCTGGGTTCAAACCAAGACCTTCACCTGGAGCTTAGGGCATTTGCAGGACTCTTCAGATTGAAATACCTTATTTTGGATTATTGCGGGTTGAGCGACTCCATACTTTCAGAAAACTACCTGGAGCCTCTGATTTCTCTAGAAACTCTCGACCTCTTTGGTAACAACATAGTGAAGCTTAGACCTGGTTTGTTCTTCTTAAGGCTCACACACTTCACACAGATGAACCTCAAGCTGAACAAAATTGAAACGTTACGTGAGGAGGATCTCCGTGGCTTCAGAGGGAAACATTTCTCTTTTCTAAACTTCCAATCTAATAAGTTATCTAAAACCGACAACTGGGAAAATTGTGGAAACCCTTTTAGAGGAATTAGTTTTAAACTGCTCGACTTATCCAGCAATGGGttaaatttaaacaaaaccCTACAATTTTTCAAAGCAATAGAAGGAACTAGAATTTCTCACCTGATGTACTCGCAACACATTGGAAGAGGGTTCTCACACAACAACCTTCCTGACCCAGATGAAAGAACATTCCAAAGTCTACAGAACAGCGTGGTTGAGATTCTGGATCTGTCGAAAAACAGCATCTTTGCTTTGAGAAGATCAGTTTTCAGTCACTTAAAAGATGCCATAATTATCGATGTTTCACAGAATGCCATTAATCAGATCAATACAAACGCCTTCAATGGGCTTGAAGGGAATTTACGAATGCTGAACCTTTCATGGAACCTGCTGGGAGAGATTTACTCTCACACATTCACTAATCTGAACGAGCTGCGAGTGCTGGACTTGTCCTACAATCACATCGGTGTGTTTGGATACTCTTCATTTAAAGGTCTTCCCAAACTACGAGCTTTATATCTGACAGGAAACTCTCTAAAGAACCTGGGTTCTCCCCAATCCTTACCAAACCTGGAATATCTGTTTTTAGGAGACAATAAACTGAAATCGCTCTACAGAGTCGATCACATGGCCATGAGCAGTACCCACGTGGATGTTTCAGATAACAAGTTAACTAATCTGGAGGACGTTTATATCATTTTATCTGGTTTCCGTCATCTTCAAACTTTATTCTTTGGTGGTAACAGCATTATGTGGTGCACTCTAAACAACGTATCAATACCTCAGAACCACAGCTTACAGATTCTAGACCTTCACAGCAGTTCCTTACAGAACATTTGGGAAAACGGAAACTGCCTCGACCTCTTCAATCATCTCAACCATCTACTCGGACTAAATTTAAGCTTGAATTCTCTCTCCACTCTCCCACGGGGGATTTTTAACGGCCTCAGCTCCATCATAGAGATAGACCTTTCATCAAACGCTTTGACCCATCTGGACGCTGACGTGTTTCCGGTCAGTCTTCAAAGACTTGACCTTTCAAATAACTTCTTAGCTTCACCCGATCCCATGACTTTCCAGTCCGTCCTCATCCTCAGTCTGTCGGACAATCACTTTTACTGTGACTGTAATCTGGAGAACTTTCTAAAGTGGTTGAACAGCACCAACGTCACCTTTCTGATCCCAGTGGAAGAGTTTTTATGTGAGTTTCCCCTTGCCGTCCAGGACCTCCCTCTGCTGAATTACTCCAGAATAGTCCAACCATGTGAGCAAGACGACGAGCAGGCAGTTCAAGGCCTGAAACTAGTGCTCTTCATCTTCTCATCCCTCCTCATCGTCACTTTACTCCTCACTGGGATCATTTACACACGCTTTCGTGGTCATATATTTGTCATCTATAAAAGGATAGTGGGCAGGGTGTTGGAAGGACCCAAACCAGCACCTCTGGAGGATCATCTGGTCCAGTACGACGCCTTCCTCTGCTTCAGCAACAACGACTATAGGTGGGTGGAGGCGGCGCTGTTGAAGAAGTTGGACAACCAGTTTTCAGAGAAGAACATGTTCCACTGTTGCTTTGAGGCCAGAGATTTCCTACCAGGAGAAGATCATCTTTCTAACATCAGAGAAGCAATCTGGGCCAGCAGGAAGACACTGTGCATCGTCTCCAAAGAGTTTCTGAAAG ATGGATGGTGTTTAGAAGCTTTCACTCTGGCCCAGAGTCGAATGTTAGAGGAGCTGAAAAACGTGGTGGTCATGTTAGTGGTTGGAAAG GTGGCCCACTACCAGCTGATGAAGTGCAACGCCATCAGAGCCTTTGTGCGGAGGAGAGAGTACCTGATCTGGCCTGAGGACCCCCAAGACCTGGAGTGGTTTTATGAGAAACTCGTCTCACAAATGCTCAAAGACATCAAGGTGACGAGGTTTGAGAACGAGCCTAAGCCTCCAGAACCCGAGGAACCTGCAGAACCTGTGGAACCTCCAGAACCCGAGGAACCTGCAGAACCTGTGGAACCCATGGAAGCAGAGGTCCCAAAGAACGAAGACAGTATCCAACTCCAGAACATCAGAGCGATTGCCATGTAA
- the tlr5b gene encoding toll-like receptor 5b isoform X2, with translation MCYRSCILGGTVAYCTGQRYVSVPVLPPNVTHLYLDFNYINEINNSSLRDFRYLEELDLGNQKVPLVIRNNAFLRQSKLIKLVLGSNQDLHLELRAFAGLFRLKYLILDYCGLSDSILSENYLEPLISLETLDLFGNNIVKLRPGLFFLRLTHFTQMNLKLNKIETLREEDLRGFRGKHFSFLNFQSNKLSKTDNWENCGNPFRGISFKLLDLSSNGLNLNKTLQFFKAIEGTRISHLMYSQHIGRGFSHNNLPDPDERTFQSLQNSVVEILDLSKNSIFALRRSVFSHLKDAIIIDVSQNAINQINTNAFNGLEGNLRMLNLSWNLLGEIYSHTFTNLNELRVLDLSYNHIGVFGYSSFKGLPKLRALYLTGNSLKNLGSPQSLPNLEYLFLGDNKLKSLYRVDHMAMSSTHVDVSDNKLTNLEDVYIILSGFRHLQTLFFGGNSIMWCTLNNVSIPQNHSLQILDLHSSSLQNIWENGNCLDLFNHLNHLLGLNLSLNSLSTLPRGIFNGLSSIIEIDLSSNALTHLDADVFPVSLQRLDLSNNFLASPDPMTFQSVLILSLSDNHFYCDCNLENFLKWLNSTNVTFLIPVEEFLCEFPLAVQDLPLLNYSRIVQPCEQDDEQAVQGLKLVLFIFSSLLIVTLLLTGIIYTRFRGHIFVIYKRIVGRVLEGPKPAPLEDHLVQYDAFLCFSNNDYRWVEAALLKKLDNQFSEKNMFHCCFEARDFLPGEDHLSNIREAIWASRKTLCIVSKEFLKDGWCLEAFTLAQSRMLEELKNVVVMLVVGKVAHYQLMKCNAIRAFVRRREYLIWPEDPQDLEWFYEKLVSQMLKDIKVTRFENEPKPPEPEEPAEPVEPPEPEEPAEPVEPMEAEVPKNEDSIQLQNIRAIAM, from the exons ATGTGCTATCGCTCCTGTATTTTAGGAGGAACGGTTGCTTATTGCACTGGACAGCGATACGTCAGCGTTCCAGTTCTGCCTCCTAACGTCACACACCTCTATCTGGACTTCAACTACATCAACGAGATCAACAACAGCTCTCTCAGAGATTTCAGATATCTGGAAGAGTTAGATCTAGGGAACCAGAAAGTTCCGCTGGTCATCAGGAACAATGCTTTTCTCAGGCAGAGTAAACTGATAAAGTTGGTTCTGGGTTCAAACCAAGACCTTCACCTGGAGCTTAGGGCATTTGCAGGACTCTTCAGATTGAAATACCTTATTTTGGATTATTGCGGGTTGAGCGACTCCATACTTTCAGAAAACTACCTGGAGCCTCTGATTTCTCTAGAAACTCTCGACCTCTTTGGTAACAACATAGTGAAGCTTAGACCTGGTTTGTTCTTCTTAAGGCTCACACACTTCACACAGATGAACCTCAAGCTGAACAAAATTGAAACGTTACGTGAGGAGGATCTCCGTGGCTTCAGAGGGAAACATTTCTCTTTTCTAAACTTCCAATCTAATAAGTTATCTAAAACCGACAACTGGGAAAATTGTGGAAACCCTTTTAGAGGAATTAGTTTTAAACTGCTCGACTTATCCAGCAATGGGttaaatttaaacaaaaccCTACAATTTTTCAAAGCAATAGAAGGAACTAGAATTTCTCACCTGATGTACTCGCAACACATTGGAAGAGGGTTCTCACACAACAACCTTCCTGACCCAGATGAAAGAACATTCCAAAGTCTACAGAACAGCGTGGTTGAGATTCTGGATCTGTCGAAAAACAGCATCTTTGCTTTGAGAAGATCAGTTTTCAGTCACTTAAAAGATGCCATAATTATCGATGTTTCACAGAATGCCATTAATCAGATCAATACAAACGCCTTCAATGGGCTTGAAGGGAATTTACGAATGCTGAACCTTTCATGGAACCTGCTGGGAGAGATTTACTCTCACACATTCACTAATCTGAACGAGCTGCGAGTGCTGGACTTGTCCTACAATCACATCGGTGTGTTTGGATACTCTTCATTTAAAGGTCTTCCCAAACTACGAGCTTTATATCTGACAGGAAACTCTCTAAAGAACCTGGGTTCTCCCCAATCCTTACCAAACCTGGAATATCTGTTTTTAGGAGACAATAAACTGAAATCGCTCTACAGAGTCGATCACATGGCCATGAGCAGTACCCACGTGGATGTTTCAGATAACAAGTTAACTAATCTGGAGGACGTTTATATCATTTTATCTGGTTTCCGTCATCTTCAAACTTTATTCTTTGGTGGTAACAGCATTATGTGGTGCACTCTAAACAACGTATCAATACCTCAGAACCACAGCTTACAGATTCTAGACCTTCACAGCAGTTCCTTACAGAACATTTGGGAAAACGGAAACTGCCTCGACCTCTTCAATCATCTCAACCATCTACTCGGACTAAATTTAAGCTTGAATTCTCTCTCCACTCTCCCACGGGGGATTTTTAACGGCCTCAGCTCCATCATAGAGATAGACCTTTCATCAAACGCTTTGACCCATCTGGACGCTGACGTGTTTCCGGTCAGTCTTCAAAGACTTGACCTTTCAAATAACTTCTTAGCTTCACCCGATCCCATGACTTTCCAGTCCGTCCTCATCCTCAGTCTGTCGGACAATCACTTTTACTGTGACTGTAATCTGGAGAACTTTCTAAAGTGGTTGAACAGCACCAACGTCACCTTTCTGATCCCAGTGGAAGAGTTTTTATGTGAGTTTCCCCTTGCCGTCCAGGACCTCCCTCTGCTGAATTACTCCAGAATAGTCCAACCATGTGAGCAAGACGACGAGCAGGCAGTTCAAGGCCTGAAACTAGTGCTCTTCATCTTCTCATCCCTCCTCATCGTCACTTTACTCCTCACTGGGATCATTTACACACGCTTTCGTGGTCATATATTTGTCATCTATAAAAGGATAGTGGGCAGGGTGTTGGAAGGACCCAAACCAGCACCTCTGGAGGATCATCTGGTCCAGTACGACGCCTTCCTCTGCTTCAGCAACAACGACTATAGGTGGGTGGAGGCGGCGCTGTTGAAGAAGTTGGACAACCAGTTTTCAGAGAAGAACATGTTCCACTGTTGCTTTGAGGCCAGAGATTTCCTACCAGGAGAAGATCATCTTTCTAACATCAGAGAAGCAATCTGGGCCAGCAGGAAGACACTGTGCATCGTCTCCAAAGAGTTTCTGAAAG ATGGATGGTGTTTAGAAGCTTTCACTCTGGCCCAGAGTCGAATGTTAGAGGAGCTGAAAAACGTGGTGGTCATGTTAGTGGTTGGAAAG GTGGCCCACTACCAGCTGATGAAGTGCAACGCCATCAGAGCCTTTGTGCGGAGGAGAGAGTACCTGATCTGGCCTGAGGACCCCCAAGACCTGGAGTGGTTTTATGAGAAACTCGTCTCACAAATGCTCAAAGACATCAAGGTGACGAGGTTTGAGAACGAGCCTAAGCCTCCAGAACCCGAGGAACCTGCAGAACCTGTGGAACCTCCAGAACCCGAGGAACCTGCAGAACCTGTGGAACCCATGGAAGCAGAGGTCCCAAAGAACGAAGACAGTATCCAACTCCAGAACATCAGAGCGATTGCCATGTAA
- the tlr5b gene encoding toll-like receptor 5b isoform X3 — MWRFILHLICFTVVLQVTMCYRSCILGGTVAYCTGQRYVSVPVLPPNVTHLYLDFNYINEINNSSLRDFRYLEELDLGNQKVPLVIRNNAFLRQSKLIKLVLGSNQDLHLELRAFAGLFRLKYLILDYCGLSDSILSENYLEPLISLETLDLFGNNIVKLRPGLFFLRLTHFTQMNLKLNKIETLREEDLRGFRGKHFSFLNFQSNKLSKTDNWENCGNPFRGISFKLLDLSSNGLNLNKTLQFFKAIEGTRISHLMYSQHIGRGFSHNNLPDPDERTFQSLQNSVVEILDLSKNSIFALRRSVFSHLKDAIIIDVSQNAINQINTNAFNGLEGNLRMLNLSWNLLGEIYSHTFTNLNELRVLDLSYNHIGVFGYSSFKGLPKLRALYLTGNSLKNLGSPQSLPNLEYLFLGDNKLKSLYRVDHMAMSSTHVDVSDNKLTNLEDVYIILSGFRHLQTLFFGGNSIMWCTLNNVSIPQNHSLQILDLHSSSLQNIWENGNCLDLFNHLNHLLGLNLSLNSLSTLPRGIFNGLSSIIEIDLSSNALTHLDADVFPVSLQRLDLSNNFLASPDPMTFQSVLILSLSDNHFYCDCNLENFLKWLNSTNVTFLIPVEEFLCEFPLAVQDLPLLNYSRIVQPCEQDDEQAVQGLKLVLFIFSSLLIVTLLLTGIIYTRFRGHIFVIYKRIVGRVLEGPKPAPLEDHLVQYDAFLCFSNNDYRWVEAALLKKLDNQFSEKNMFHCCFEARDFLPGEDHLSNIREAIWASRKTLCIVSKEFLKGGPLPADEVQRHQSLCAEERVPDLA; from the exons ATGTGGAGGTTTATTCTTCATCTGATCTGCTTTACTGTCGTCTTACAG GTGACCATGTGCTATCGCTCCTGTATTTTAGGAGGAACGGTTGCTTATTGCACTGGACAGCGATACGTCAGCGTTCCAGTTCTGCCTCCTAACGTCACACACCTCTATCTGGACTTCAACTACATCAACGAGATCAACAACAGCTCTCTCAGAGATTTCAGATATCTGGAAGAGTTAGATCTAGGGAACCAGAAAGTTCCGCTGGTCATCAGGAACAATGCTTTTCTCAGGCAGAGTAAACTGATAAAGTTGGTTCTGGGTTCAAACCAAGACCTTCACCTGGAGCTTAGGGCATTTGCAGGACTCTTCAGATTGAAATACCTTATTTTGGATTATTGCGGGTTGAGCGACTCCATACTTTCAGAAAACTACCTGGAGCCTCTGATTTCTCTAGAAACTCTCGACCTCTTTGGTAACAACATAGTGAAGCTTAGACCTGGTTTGTTCTTCTTAAGGCTCACACACTTCACACAGATGAACCTCAAGCTGAACAAAATTGAAACGTTACGTGAGGAGGATCTCCGTGGCTTCAGAGGGAAACATTTCTCTTTTCTAAACTTCCAATCTAATAAGTTATCTAAAACCGACAACTGGGAAAATTGTGGAAACCCTTTTAGAGGAATTAGTTTTAAACTGCTCGACTTATCCAGCAATGGGttaaatttaaacaaaaccCTACAATTTTTCAAAGCAATAGAAGGAACTAGAATTTCTCACCTGATGTACTCGCAACACATTGGAAGAGGGTTCTCACACAACAACCTTCCTGACCCAGATGAAAGAACATTCCAAAGTCTACAGAACAGCGTGGTTGAGATTCTGGATCTGTCGAAAAACAGCATCTTTGCTTTGAGAAGATCAGTTTTCAGTCACTTAAAAGATGCCATAATTATCGATGTTTCACAGAATGCCATTAATCAGATCAATACAAACGCCTTCAATGGGCTTGAAGGGAATTTACGAATGCTGAACCTTTCATGGAACCTGCTGGGAGAGATTTACTCTCACACATTCACTAATCTGAACGAGCTGCGAGTGCTGGACTTGTCCTACAATCACATCGGTGTGTTTGGATACTCTTCATTTAAAGGTCTTCCCAAACTACGAGCTTTATATCTGACAGGAAACTCTCTAAAGAACCTGGGTTCTCCCCAATCCTTACCAAACCTGGAATATCTGTTTTTAGGAGACAATAAACTGAAATCGCTCTACAGAGTCGATCACATGGCCATGAGCAGTACCCACGTGGATGTTTCAGATAACAAGTTAACTAATCTGGAGGACGTTTATATCATTTTATCTGGTTTCCGTCATCTTCAAACTTTATTCTTTGGTGGTAACAGCATTATGTGGTGCACTCTAAACAACGTATCAATACCTCAGAACCACAGCTTACAGATTCTAGACCTTCACAGCAGTTCCTTACAGAACATTTGGGAAAACGGAAACTGCCTCGACCTCTTCAATCATCTCAACCATCTACTCGGACTAAATTTAAGCTTGAATTCTCTCTCCACTCTCCCACGGGGGATTTTTAACGGCCTCAGCTCCATCATAGAGATAGACCTTTCATCAAACGCTTTGACCCATCTGGACGCTGACGTGTTTCCGGTCAGTCTTCAAAGACTTGACCTTTCAAATAACTTCTTAGCTTCACCCGATCCCATGACTTTCCAGTCCGTCCTCATCCTCAGTCTGTCGGACAATCACTTTTACTGTGACTGTAATCTGGAGAACTTTCTAAAGTGGTTGAACAGCACCAACGTCACCTTTCTGATCCCAGTGGAAGAGTTTTTATGTGAGTTTCCCCTTGCCGTCCAGGACCTCCCTCTGCTGAATTACTCCAGAATAGTCCAACCATGTGAGCAAGACGACGAGCAGGCAGTTCAAGGCCTGAAACTAGTGCTCTTCATCTTCTCATCCCTCCTCATCGTCACTTTACTCCTCACTGGGATCATTTACACACGCTTTCGTGGTCATATATTTGTCATCTATAAAAGGATAGTGGGCAGGGTGTTGGAAGGACCCAAACCAGCACCTCTGGAGGATCATCTGGTCCAGTACGACGCCTTCCTCTGCTTCAGCAACAACGACTATAGGTGGGTGGAGGCGGCGCTGTTGAAGAAGTTGGACAACCAGTTTTCAGAGAAGAACATGTTCCACTGTTGCTTTGAGGCCAGAGATTTCCTACCAGGAGAAGATCATCTTTCTAACATCAGAGAAGCAATCTGGGCCAGCAGGAAGACACTGTGCATCGTCTCCAAAGAGTTTCTGAAAG GTGGCCCACTACCAGCTGATGAAGTGCAACGCCATCAGAGCCTTTGTGCGGAGGAGAGAGTACCTGATCTGGCCTGA